From Aspergillus fumigatus Af293 chromosome 5, whole genome shotgun sequence, a single genomic window includes:
- a CDS encoding arsenic resistance protein, whose protein sequence is MSQARLGSIPDIAKPSPAQAADMEKQGEPSLPDGPPGKQSAFKNLGILDRFLALWIFLAMAIGIILGNFVPNTGPALQKGKFVGVSVPIAIGLLVMMYPILCKVRYEGLHHVFRTRQIWIQIAFSIFVNWIIAPFFMLALAWAFLPDEPELRQGLILVGLARCIAMVLIWTGLAGGDGEYCAILVAVNSILQMVLFAPMGVFFIQVISGDSVAFEYSTAAKSVAVFLGIPLGAAILTRFTLRWVASPKWYDEVFLKWASPWSLIGLLFTILVLFASQGRQVVHQIVSVVRVAAPLIVYFTVVFFVTLFISYKMGFGYKLSATQSFTAASNNFELAIAVAVATFGANSNQALASTVGPLIEVPVLLGLVYAVKALAKRLAWKD, encoded by the exons ATGTCTCAAGCACGTCTGGGCAGCATTCCTGACATTGCCAAGCCGTCCCCAGCACAGGCTGCCGATATGGAAAAGCAGGGAGAACCGAGTTTACCAGACGGGCCCCCAGGCAAGCAATCTGCCTTCAAGAATCTCGGGATACTTGATAGGTTCCTTGCGTTGTGGATTTTCCTGGCGATGGCAATTGGAATCATTCTTGGCAACTTTGTACCTAACACTGGGCCTGCGTTGCAAAAGGGCAAATTTGTAGGGGTCTCTGTTCCAATTG CTATCGGCCTTCTCGTCATGATGTACCCTATTCTGTGCAAGGTTCGATATGAGGGCCTGCATCATGTTTTTCGGACGCGTCAGATTTGGATACAGATCGCCTTCAGCATATTCGTCAATTGGATTATAGCGCCGTTCTTCATG TTGGCATTGGCTTGGGCGTTCCTGCCTGATGAGCCGGAGCTGCGGCAGGGGCTGATTCTTGTAGGACTGGCTCGTTGTATTGCTATG GTCTTAATCTGGACAGGATTAGCAGGAGGGGACGGTGAATACTGTGCTATCCTCGTTGCTGTCAACTCGATCCTCCAAATGGTTCTATTCGCCCCTATGGGGGTCTTTTTTATTCAAGTTATCAGCGGCGATTCCGTCGCATTTGAATACTCTACTGCCGCGAAAAGTGTCGCTGTGTTTCTCGGGATCCCCCTAGGCGCCGCAATCCTCACGCGCTTCACCCTCCGGTGGGTTGCAAGCCCAAAATGGTATGATGAAGTCTTTCTGAAATGGGCCAGCCCATGGTCATTGATCGGGCTCTTGTTCACCATCCTGGTCCTGTTCGCTTCTCAAGGACGCCAAGTGGTGCATCAGATTGTCTCTGTTGTCCGGGTTGCGGCCCCTCTTATTGTTTACTTCACCGTCGTGTTCTTCGTGACTCTCTTCATCTCATATAAGATGGGTTTCGGGTATAAGCTGTCGGCGACACAAAGTTTTACTGCAGCCAGCAACAACTTTGAGCTGGCTAtcgctgttgctgttgcgaCATTTGGAGCGAACAGCAACCAGGCCCTTGCGTCCACAGTGGGGCCATTAATTGAGGTGCCGGTGCTGCTAGGGCTTGTCTACGCTGTGAAAGCTCTGGCAAAGCGGCTAGCTTGGAAAGATTAG
- a CDS encoding DUF3723 domain-containing protein, translating into MQRALFTEEEIRLAAERRRKYIGTAKVSISHILFDPPLPRDLDPKNLGRLREIFRKNRCRRLDVDNHVPAIVSQGDLAGALRNANVSQRALLTNDPHQLPQLRFAAGQLRALHGRHRVQAGAEVLPPADRWWTVDLYLDEIGEELRTSLVEEYANQKRPTDGEIYRKIRQYEGEGNEAFRQRWFVRLSRSNQARLDQLDNRRNRRLRLAFDRLLPIPGLWPHGMRISMLHRLIATGCVEEILTYLGHIGDFWSSLVASDPDSIKRIDPDTVDALQLLAPGKSRIDTKIACGLVLGGQAFAEFSDGERRVIWNRLANFDGLVPSLYTFFEDFKYLESCAHCVKRLFGSSTESVWKTMSSIFVPYSGSEVEERLIQTSESTFRREAATDAERLDMGYLQIWLYAMRHYPLMPPDPKSDDELLAKPSRAIADKRAIYEMAELARRLGFQSPEIEAIIDGSPDREIARAALLQARKPDRFRYDERQFDTLVSRIVDCFAAAVADQPEIVHELLADSTVKPRARCGMPRMRTHKQDTPLLFVDRLHAEVEVADTITTFFVRRCVYFAFFGKPAQPGPTEGESDRETPGDMDVPPLSPLFVGEDGPSAHDVITMYADLPREPSQQERGQPQPLGARQDAEQRTLPSQQAPRGRKERNVAKPRRKRKLQTRRRGLRHGGESDQDPMEVEWLSTEHSDQDMSDQETPEPPESSPVITRREPPDESITIDSATAATAHMGSLERITSDETSDKGAHGTLNLDSGVLQPTHGPANHEEADTNSQCTRISVGSEPPERVSEERSIIDGPHQGAAQDRTRVDSPQPESSKSDLGTGRQQEVSDEYLEQLMRAQEEQERLEEELERERLAEELGLSNQEQPVPEASPGSQVRQDSPSSPSHSEPIQTTTSTSSRPTQDPLAVSHREGQMPPQVDSLVASTPRGTASDPDSQSPRAVEDGATQPVGALLPPERVEISFWVFEREQWRRTDRFEVDPSDPAPLERAALKYMWKKFSLYDRNLQSLRPDQCYRAATVDGNNAIFLISEDEEKRLAAEGRLDKDRQLVKMASRVRDRTESEPGSPTKRYRSVTFKET; encoded by the exons ATGCAGCGAGCTCTATtcaccgaggaagagatccgGCTGGCAGCGGAGCGTCGCCGGAAATACATAGGAACTGCCAAAGTCAGTATCAGTCATATACTATTCGATCCTCCATTGCCAAGGGATCTTGACCCAAAGAACTTGGGTCGGCTCCGCGAGATCTTCCGTAAAAACCGCTGCCGCCGACTCGATGTGGATAATCACGTCCCTGCGATTGTGTCCCAGGGAGATCTCGCTGGTGCCCTGCGGAACGCGAATGTTTCACAGCGAGCGCTGCTGACTAATGATCCTCACCAACTTCCGCAACTGCGGTTCGCGGCTGGACAGTTGCGGGCGCTTCATGGACGTCATCGGGTGCAGGCGGGAGCCGAGGTGCTTCCTCCAGCTGACCGTTGGTGGACGGTAGATCTCTATCTAGATG AGATCGGCGAAGAATTGAGAACCTCACTGGTGGAGGAATATGCAAACCAGAAAAGGCCGACCGACGGAGAAATATATCGGAAGATTCGACAGTATGAAGGCGAGGGCAATGAAGCCTTCCGGCAGCGGTGGTTTGTCCGGCTATCACGAAGCAACCAAGCACGCCTGGATCAGCTCGACAACAGAAGGAACCGACGTCTCCGGCTAGCCTTCGATCGGCTATTGCCAATCCCGGGTCTTTGGCCGCATGGGATGCGAATCAGCATGCTTCACCGACTGATCGCCACAGGCTGTGTCGAG GAGATCCTCACCTACCTTGGTCATATCGGGGACTTCTGGTCCTCACTCGTGGCCTCAGATCCAGATTCGATCAAGAGGATTGATCCAGACACTGTGGATGCCCTGCAGTTGCTGGCGCCGGGCAAGTCTAGAATCGACACAAAAATAGCCTGTGGGCTGGTGCTAGGCGGCCAAGCATTCGCAGAATTTAGTGACGGAGAACGAAGGGTCATATGGAACCGATTGGCAAATTTTGACGGGCTTGTTCCGTCTTTGTACACATTCTTTGAAGATTTCAAGTATCTCGAAAGTTGTGCGCATTGCGTGAAGCGACTCTTTGGCTCGTCAACCGAATCTGTGTGGAAAACCATGAGCTCGATTTTCGTTCCGTATTCGGGTTcggaggtggaagagagactTATCCAAACTTCCGAATCCACTTTCCGACGTGAGGCCGCGACCGATGCGGAGCGTCTTGATATGGGGTATTTACAGATCTGGCTGTACGCAATGCGACATTATCCTCTGATGCCCCCGGACCCGAAGAGTGACGACGAGCTTTTGGCAAAGCCGTCTCGTGCCATAGCCGACAAGAGGGCGATCTATGAGATGGCCGAGCTTGCTCGCCGGCTCGGGTTCCAGTCCCCAGAGATTGAGGCAATAATTGATGGTTCCCCAGATCGTGAGATCGCGCGGGCAGCTCTGCTACAGGCCAGGAAACCTGACCGTTTCCGGTATGACGAACGGCAGTTCGATACCCTGGTCAGCCGAATTGTTGATTGTTTTGCTGCTGCGGTTGCTGACCAGCCCGAAATCGTTCATGAACTTCTCGCGGATAGTACCGTGAAGCCTCGGGCCCGATGCGGCATGCCGCGAATGCGCACACACAAGCAAGATACCCCTTTGCTCTTCGTGGACCGTCTACACgctgaggttgaggttgCAGACACAATCACTACCTTTTTTGTGCGTCGTTGTGTTTATTTCGCCTTCTTCGGGAAGCCTGCACAACCTGGACCCACCGAGGGCGAGAGCGACAGAGAGACTCCCGGAGATATGGATGTTCCCCCTCTATCGCCATTGTTCGTCGGAGAGGATGGGCCTTCCGCTCACGATGTAATCACCATGTATGCTGATCTACCGCGGGAGCCGTCTCAACAGGAACGAGGTCAGCCACAGCCCCTGGGTGCCCGACAGGATGCGGAACAGCGAACTCTACCCAGCCAGCAAGCACCGAGGGGACGAAAGGAACGGAATGTTGCGAAACCGCGACGAAAACGGAAACTCCAGACGCGCAGGCGTGGCCTTCGCCATGGGGGGGAATCAGATCAAGACCCCATGGAGGTTGAATGGCTGAGCACAGAGCACTCGGACCAGGATATGTCCGATCAAGAAACCCCGGAACCCCCTGAGTCAAGTCCAGTTATTACGCGTCGGGAGCCGCCGGACGAGTCAATTACGATCGATTCAGCAACGGCGGCGACGGCCCACATGGGATCATTAGAACGCATTACTTCTGATGAAACCTCCGACAAGGGAGCGCATGGCACTCTAAATCTTGACTCAGGCGTGCTGCAACCTACGCATGGCCCGGCAAACCACGAAGAAGCGGACACGAACAGCCAATGCACAAGGATTTCCGTTGGATCAGAACCTCCCGAGCGGGTGTCAGAGGAGAGATCAATTATAGATGGCCCGCATCAAGGCGCTGCTCAAGACCGGACGCGGGTCGACAGTCCACAGCCCGAGTCCTCGAAATCAGATCTTGGCACTGGCAGGCAACAAGAGGTCTCGGATGAGTACCTTGAGCAGCTGATGAGAgcccaggaggagcaagagaggctggaagaagagttAGAACGCGAACGActtgcggaggagcttggCCTTTCTAACCAGGAGCAGCCTGTTCCGGAAGCTTCGCCTGGATCTCAAGTAAGGCAGGATTCACCATCGAGCCCGTCTCACAGCGAACCCATACAGACGACAACCAGCACAAGCTCGAGGCCTACTCAAGACCCACTCGCAGTCTCTCACCGCGAAGGGCAAATGCCGCCCCAAGTGGACAGTCTTGTAGCATCCACTCCCAGAGGAACTGCCAGCGACCCCGACAGTCAGAGCCCTCGAGCAGTTGAGGACGGGGCCACGCAACCGGTGGGGGCGTTGCTGCCTCCAGAACGGGTCGAAATCTCCTTCTGGGTCTTTGAACGAGAACAGTGGAGGAGGACTGATCGTTTTGAAGTAGATCCTTCGGATCCAGCGCCGCTGGAACGAGCGGCGCTGAAATATATGTGGAAGAAATTTTCACTATATGATCGGAACCTGCAAAGCCTCAGGCCCGACCAGTGTTATCGCGCGGCGACTGTGGATGGCAATAACGCAATATTCCTGATAtcggaggacgaagagaagaggcTTGCGGCAGAAGGGCGACTCGACAAGGACAGGCAGCTTGTGAAGATGGCCTCCCGGGTACGAGACCGGACAGAATCCGAGCCAGGGTCTCCTACCAAGCGCTACCGTTCTGTGACATTCAAAGAAACATAA
- a CDS encoding arsenic resistance protein ArsH: MAYPTVDKLVTNEFSRCDMTCGQRRAIERRSLAITEAEDDNDIRRKYRPFIQGGTQDDWVSTLELTGVLDMAENDLRITNKRIKVLVLYGSLRRRSYSRLVALEACRILFRLGCDVRVFDPEGLPIKNDTDHTHPKVQELRELSTWSDGQVWVSPEQHGNLTAVFKNQIDWIPLSTGSVRPTQGRTLAIAQVCGGSQSFNAVNSLRILGRWMRMFTIPNQSSIPKAYTQFPEEGQPADLRLIPSSNRDRLVDCMEELVKYTILMRPHMALFGDRFSEREEKKAIETRRTL; the protein is encoded by the exons ATGGCATACCCTACCGTCGACAAGCTAGTTACAAACGAGTTTTCCAGATGTGATATGACTTGTGGACAGCGGCGGGCCATAGAGAGGCGATCTCTCGCTATCACAGAGGCTGAAGATGACAACGATATTCGCCGAAAGTACCGCCCATTCATTCAGGGCGGCACCCAGGACGATTGGGTTAGTACCCTGGAACTGACAGGGGTCCTGGATATGGCTGAGAATGATTTGCGAATTACAAATAAGAGGATTAAAGTTCTCGTACTATATGGGAGCCTACGCAGAAGGTCGTACTCACGGCTCGTGGCACTTGAAGCTTGCCGAATCCTCTTCAGGCTGGGCTGCGATGTGCGGGTCTTCGATCCCGAAGGGTTACCGATAAAGAATGATACCGATCATACCCATCCCAAAGTGCAAGAGCTTCGCGAGCTGAGCACATGGAGTGATGGACAAGTTTGGGTTTCGCCTGAACAACACGGCAACCTG ACCGCCGTTTTTAAGAATCAGATCGATTGGATACCTCTCAGTACTGGAAGCGTGCGTCCGACTCAAGGCCGGACACTTGCCATCGCCCAGGTGTGTGGTGGTTCTCAGTCATTCAATGCGGTCAATTCTTTGCGCATCCTCGGCCGCTGGATGCGGATGTTCACAATCCCAAATCAGTCCTCAATTCCCAAGGCATACACCCAGTTTCCGGAAGAAGGTCAACCGGCGGACCTGAGACTCATCCCCAGTAGTAACCGGGACCGTCTGGTAGACTGTATGGAGGAGTTAGTCAAGTATACAATCCTGATGCGCCCTCACATGGCCCTTTTCGGTGACCGTTTTAGCGAACGGGAGGAGAAAAAAGCGATCGAGACAAGAAGAACTTTATAA
- a CDS encoding DUF2841 domain-containing protein, producing MGLCVRSSINIPYFHYAMIYLDNMGRLKVMESPSIQEQNETVFTTEVRERFLEILGAKVGYQPPMVRSIYDPQQPLGCLSYRQTKRDRNSPAHSMYGVPPSVQFSAPVEESPSCGSVDMVGLEIGDTPNVLDYYERSLKHFRQVNCRQILKTFIKFIEPRKQAKHPYNGGKPPAGAPPGKKGDPEKTKPEWWPANVVHKEPDHLRKDRTCNPSENLQCQVTLLTDLERLSLLIHIIRRLGRFGITTDQLQEIAHDCKRRLSDPHKLQILDEVFRVRRIEERYERGEVDANKIVYVVNRESNQKEKDGDSNVDPDQKHEQEDDNAREALPILHSEKNSTSPMSNSAEHTGMAAPSRPMNMGGDRNQLFPLPEWPSFGETPQDDRIFFPTTSKYTEDYASQQMPRTPATTALVSTNETHAAFDYMTQESITSSSPEQTSHHRQAPLPMQHSASLDPWTPTFRHNFFNPMVYSTAPRHAMSQATMLSQFPRSTTSHGQEMPHMAHGLPNLPQDRPSSMDGMSMRGPSFRTGFLSHPCDPSQQAPHSSGCGHPDSWTQNRPHV from the exons ATGGGTCTATGCGTGCGTTCATCGATCAACATCCCTTACTTCCACTACGCCATGATCTATCTCGACAACATGGGCAGACTTAAGGTGATGGAATCTCCGTCTATCCAGGAGCAAAATGAGACTGTTTTCACAACCGAAGTACGTGAAAGATTTTTGGAAATCCTTGGTGCCAAGGTAGGATATCAACCGCCCATGGTTCGAAGTAT CTATGATCCTCAACAACCGCTTGGTTGCTTGTCTTACCGTCAAACTAAGCGGGACAGAAATTCCCCAGCCCACTCTATGTACGGTGTGCCGCCATCCGTCCAGTTCTCAGCCCCGGTTGAGGAATCGCCCTCTTGTGGATCAGTGGACATGGTCGGGCTCGAGATTGGTGATACTCCTAATGTCCTTGACTACTATGAGAGATCCTTAAAGCACTTTCGGCAGGTCAACTGTCGCCAGATCCTAAAGACATTCATTAAGTTCATTGAGCCACGAAAGCAAGCCAAGCACCCCTATAATGGAGGTAAACCCCCTGCAGGAGCCCCTCCTGGTAAGAAGGGCGACCCAGAGAAGACAAAGCCTGAATGGTGGCCCGCCAATGTGGTCCACAAGGAGCCTGACCATCTTCGAAAGGATCGTACGTGTAACCCTTCAGAAAATCTTCAGTGTCAAGTAACTTTGCTGACAGACTTAGAACGCCTGTCTCTGTTAATTCATATCATCCGCAGGCTTGGAAGATTTGGTATCACCACGGATCAATTGCAGGAAATTGCCCACGACTGCAAGCGGCGGCTCAGCGACCCCCACAAACTCCAAATCTTGGACGAGGTCTTCAGAGTGAGAAGGATTGAAGAACGCTacgaaagaggagaagttG ATGCCAACAAGATCGTATATGTTGTCAACCGAGAGTCGAatcagaaagagaaggatggcGACTCCAACGTGGATCCGGACCAGAAGcatgagcaagaagacgatAATGCGCGGGAGGCACTTCCCATTCTCCACTCCGAGAAGAACTCAACCAGCCCGATGTCGAACTCAGCCGAGCACACGGGCATGGCGGCACCAAGTCGTCCAATGAATATGGGAGGTGACAGAAACCAGTTGTTTCCTTTACCGGAGTGGCCGAGCTTCGGTGAGACACCCCAGGATGATCGAATTTTCTTTCCCACGACCTCTAAGTATACCGAAGATTATGCATCGCAGCAGATGCCTAGAACACCTGCAACAACAGCACTTGTCAGCACTAATGAGACACATGCGGCCTTTGATTATATGACACAGGAgtccatcacctcctcctccccagaGCAGACTTCCCACCACCGCCAAGCACCCCTGCCCATGCAGCACTCGGCCAGCCTCGACCCTTGGACCCCTACGTTCCGACATAATTTCTTCAACCCAATGGTGTATAGTACTGCACCCCGTCACGCCATGTCCCAGGCTACTATGTTATCTCAGTTTCCCAGGTCCACGACGTCTCATGGCCAGGAAATGCCTCACATGGCTCACGGCCTGCCGAACCTGCCTCAAGACAGACCTTCAAGCATGGATGGCATGAGCATGAGAGGCCCTTCTTTCCGCACAGGATTTTTGAGTCATCCCTGTGACCCATCACAGCAGGCTCCTCATTCTAGCGGATGCGGCCATCCTGACAGTTGGACTCAAAATAGACCACATGTATAA
- the cyt19 gene encoding uncharacterized protein: MAEDTYQQVQSHYGDIARRTRVTVHDKEDEIALAFGYNAKDLRALPDKANLGLSCGNPVAYGNIKQGETIVDLGSGGGIDVLLAARKVGPEGNAIGIDMTKDMIDLAKRNAEAAGLSNTRFIEASITSIPLPDASVDCIISNCVINLIPSRDKPSVFQEIARLLKPGGRLAISDILARKELPPKIVNDIALHVGCIAGASQVAEYEEYLKRAGFKEILMVDTKADLNLYKQSSYLGQSSCCGPAEPRKEWPTEFAELDFNEWVASFQIYAVKHSAVEQAMS; the protein is encoded by the exons ATGGCTGAGGATACCTATCAACAGGTGCAGTCTCACTATGGGGATATCGCCAGACGCACTCGCGTCACAGTTCatgacaaggaagacgaAATCGCATTGGCGTTTGGGTACAACGCGAAAGATCTACGTGCCCTTCCAGACAAGGCAAACCTAGGATTGAGTTGTGGCAATCCAGTGGCATATGGCAATATCAAGCAG GGAGAGACAATTGTTGACCTTGGAAGTGGAGGCGGCATCGATGTTCTTCTTGCAGCTCGCAAGGTGGGACCAGAAGGAAATGCCATTGGAATTGACATGACGAAG GATATGATTGATCTCGCGAAAAGAAACGCCGAAGCGGCTGGCCTGTCAAATACGCGGTTTATTGAGGCGTCCATCACCTCAATCCCGCTTCCAGATGCCAGCGTTGACTGTATTATCAGCAACTGTGTCATCAATCTTATCCCATCAAGAGATAAACCCTCTGTATTCCAGGAAATTGCTCGCTTGCTGAAGCCGGGCGGAAGGCTTGCTATCAGTGACATTCTGGCAAGGAAGGAGCTCCCACCGAAAATCGTCAATGATATCGCTCTCCATGTAGGGTGCATTGCAGGGGCCAGCCAGGTCGCGGAGTACGAAGAATATCTCAAACGCGCAGGATTCAAAG AGATTCTGATGGTCGATACTAAAGCAGACCTCAATCTCTATAAACAGTCCTCCTATCTGGGTCAAAGTAGCTGCTGTGGCCCAGCGGAGCCCCGCAAAGAGTGGCCCACTGAGTTTGCTGAGCTGGACTTCAATGAATGGGTTG CCTCTTTTCAGATTTATGCTGTCAAACATAGCGCCGTCGAGCAGGCCATGTCTTAG
- a CDS encoding ferric reductase family protein, which yields MDALAIYAIVAGGIFAGLFLARTLSTLAKWSTFFSILLTRHLTLPFIVHRHQLLGPWTRASVLLHVSYAAINAFLVVFRAASLTGAGRRAGELALVNLIFPLSAIHLSNVADLLGISWGTCRKVHRATGWMATALLAFHVVVAVQDHGFSFPLSEMQNLFTMIGAASLGAVALLSISWFRRWSYEVFLRSHQIFAILFVYGTWRHLPSAKRPPKLYLLIALALFGTTSFLELVTLLYRNGLFAGRGCPRAIVTFKVREAKEADPVVTATQVRIVLPRPLTVEAGQYINLWIPSVGLWSWTQTHPFTVTSWSRSTQDTLELLVQPRRGLSADLLRYAPVAAQSSISFLALFTGPHGTSEDVSHYESVLVIASGFGIAAAVPYLKKMIYGYNTCTSQVRRLHLVWQVESIGEVAAAQTLLNNLLKDDIVDEGYILNISIYVGNGLEQNKLPFGQHKRVCLYRSIPDYDSIISLEASGDQVERLPNIREERGRTLVMVSTADELRDQLRETVKAYLHRGVNLSELEYQPSAD from the exons ATGGACGCCCTAGCCATCTATGCCATTGTCGCTGGCGGCATCTTTGCCGGCCTTTTCCTGGCCCGGACTCTCTCTACCCTCGCAAAATGGTCGACCTTTTTTTCTATCCTGCTCACCCGACATCTGACACTTCCTTTTATTGTCCATAGGCATCAACTCTTGGGTCCTTGGACCCGTGCCAGTGTTTTGCTTCACGTATCATATGCTGCAATCAATGCTTTTCTCGTCGTTTTCAGGGCGGCCTCCCTGACTGGCGCTGGCCGCCGTGCAGGAGAACTAGCCCTAGTCAATCTGATCTTTCCTCTATCAGCCATCCACCTAAGCAATGTAGCCGACCTTCTAGGCATCAGCTGGGGCACTTGCCGCAAAGTCCACCGTGCTACCGGCTGGATGGCCACGGCCCTGTTGGCCTTTCACGTTGTTGTGGCGGTTCAAGACCACGGATTTAGCTTTCCTCTCAGCGAAATGCAAAACCTCTTTACCATGATT GGCGCCGCCTCCCTGGGTGCCGTTGCTCTGCTTTCCATTTCATGGTTTCGTCGATGGTCTTACGAGGTCTTTCTCCGAAGCCATCAGATCTTCGCCATACTCTTTGTCTATGGCACCTGGCGGCATCTTCCATCAGCAAAGCGTCCGCCCAAACTTTATCTTCTTATCGCATTGGCGCTATTTGGAACGACTTCATTCTTAGAGTTGGTGACTCTTCTATACCGGAACGGGCTGTTTGCGGGTCGCGGTTGTCCAAGGGCCATTGTGACCTTTAAGGTGAGAGAAGCGAAGGAGGCCGATCCTGTTGTAACAGCTACTCAGGTTCGCATTGTCTTGCCTCGCCCTCTGACAGTGGAGGCTGGGCAATACATCAATCTCTGGATTCCGTCAGTCGGCCTATGGTCGTGGACGCAGACACATCCTTTCACAGTCACATCCTGGTCTCGAAGTACACAGGACAccctggagcttctggtGCAGCCGCGCCGTGGTCTATCagcagatcttcttcgctaTGCTCCTGTGGCTGCACAGAGCTcgatttctttcttggctttATTTACTGGTCCTCATGGAACAAGTGAGGATGTCAGTCACTATGAAAGCGTCTTGGTGATCGCTAGTGGATTTGGGATCGCGGCAGCAGTGCCATACCTGAAAAAAATGATCTACGGCTATAATACCTGCACCTCCCAGGTTCGCCGTTTACATTTGGTATGGCAGGTGGAGTCAATTGGGGAGGTTGCCGCCGCCCAGACCCTGTTAAATAACCTCCTGAAAGACGATATCGTGGATGAAGGCTAT ATTCTCAATATCTCTATATACGTGGGGAACGGCCTCGAGCAGAACAAACTACCCTTTGGTCAACATAAACGAGTCTGTCTCTACCGGTCTATACCAGATTATGATAGCATCATCTCTCTCGAGGCATCGGGCGACCAAGTCGAGAGGCTGCCTAACATCCGGGAGGAGCGCGGTCGGACGTTGGTAATGG tCTCCACAGCGGACGAGCTTCGAGACCAACTACGGGAGACGGTGAAAGCATATCTTCATCGGGGTGTAAATCTTTCAGAATTGGAGTATCAGCCCAGCGCTGACTGA
- a CDS encoding arsenate reductase ArsC — protein MTTPTTTKQSERDIMADKPSVLFVCVHNAGRSQMAAGFLTHLAGDAIEVRSAGSAPAISINPVVVEAMREEGIDISGQKPKILSTDALRASDVVITMGCGDSCPFFPGKRYLDWELDDPAGQSLDAIRPIRDEIRHRVENLINEILRFR, from the coding sequence ATGACAACCCCCACGACCACCAAGCAATCCGAAAGAGACATCATGGCCGACAAGCCTAGTGTTTTGTTCGTTTGCGTCCATAATGCCGGCCGCTCTCAAATGGCCGCTGGGTTCCTTACTCACCTCGCAGGTGATGCTATTGAGGTTCGCTCCGCTGGCTCGGCCCctgccatctccatcaacccCGTCGTTGTTGAAGCCATGCGTGAAGAGGGCATTGACATCTCCGGCCAAAAACCAAAAATCCTAAGCACCGATGCTTTGCGGGCCAGCGACGTTGTCATCACCATGGGTTGCGGCGACTCTTGCCCCTTCTTCCCAGGAAAGCGCTACCTCGATTGGGAACTCGACGATCCTGCCGGGCAAAGCCTTGATGCTATACGCCCTATCCGTGACGAGATTCGTCATCGAGTCGAGAACCTTATCAATGAAATATTACGGTTCCGCTAA